Genomic window (Syngnathus scovelli strain Florida chromosome 14, RoL_Ssco_1.2, whole genome shotgun sequence):
gccctctgggaagaggtttcgcacaatccgctgcaggtccaccaggttctgcaacagctttttccctgctgtcatcagactgttgaacattagaactgttgagctctaaactgaactctgcatcacacattcacagaactgtactttatgacactacggacctctatctggcactatctcgcactaccaactttactgaacttgtgtaaaccctttaaatagaagtttaatacatggtttagcattcctctgcacactcttgaatactgttttgcctacttgcactattgcataattagcactgctgcactttatacttatttgtaatatatatatacagtatatgtatatatatattttcataggatatgttacttctattcaactgcaatatcactactttgttgtaagccgtgtgcaacgaaatttcgttttgtatgcaccatgtgcagacaagatgacaataaagtttgtctaagtctaagtcatgtcaggtcagctgtctggagagagagagaagtcaggacctgcgggcggagcaccaccgtgccaccgccgccatgacggaactcaaaagcaaactccatgaggagaagcagaaagagttagccgttaccagggagacattactgcggcagcatgaaatggagctgatgagagtgatcaaaatcaaagatggagagatccagcgagtgaatgccttggtcctcagcctgagggacggctccatggacaaggtgatccgctcaatccgtgtctgactctccgcacgccacgtcgggctccgatgcggccgctaccgtattgtgtagcttgtccccagtaagcgtcgcggcgctccgttgcggtctcaacggcccgatgtggcgcaatgtctgctcaggtgaggagcgggggcgctttgctggcggaagtggaggagacgcggcggtgtcgggagaccgagcggtgtcgcctccaccaggggcgcggaagaagccctggcagcggcccagc
Coding sequences:
- the LOC137840926 gene encoding janus kinase and microtubule-interacting protein 3-like, which codes for MSKRAPAGRVKAERTDAFQAANDELRAKLMDVQLELQQEKNKVSCLERERSQDLRAEHHRATAAMTELKSKLHEEKQKELAVTRETLLRQHEMELMRVIKIKDGEIQRVNALVLSLRDGSMDKVIRSIRV